The following are from one region of the Littorina saxatilis isolate snail1 linkage group LG4, US_GU_Lsax_2.0, whole genome shotgun sequence genome:
- the LOC138965089 gene encoding zinc finger protein 501-like, translating into MASHNSMEEGDTAVLSDVKIEIDVAEECWHMTEPHPYVPFSEVVATENTSAMPTVSTLEGQAVDSTHSDTWVKVQEEHSSAECDTWVKLEEPSSAKCDTRVKQEEPASAKCDTWLKQEEPSSIECAGLTKTDDVKQHLLTHTGVKKYACTECDANFTQSGSLNRHMLTHTGVKKYACTECDARFTRYGNLKQHMLTHTGVKKYACTECDARFKQSGSLNRHMLTHTGVKKYACTECDARFKQSGNLKQHMFTHTGVKKYACTECAARFAQSGTLKQHMLTHTGQRKYACTECAARFARFGCLNRHMLTHTGVKKYACTECAARFARSSTFKQHMLTHTGVKKYACTECDAIFKRSGSLNRHTFTHVYRSEKVCMWVIP; encoded by the exons ATGGCTTCTCACAACAGCATGGAGGAAGGAGACACAGCAGTTTTGTCCGATGTCAAGATAGAGATTGATGTGGCTGAAGAGTGTTGGCACATGACTGAACCACATCCTTATG tGCCATTCAGCGAGGTTGTGGCCACAGAGAACACATCTGCCATGCCAACAGTGTCGACATTGGAAGGACAAGCTGTAGACAGCACCCACAGCGATACCTGGGTGAAAGTTCAAGAGGAACATTCAAGTGCTGAGTGTGATACCTGGGTGAAACTAGAGGAACCTTCAAGTGCAAAGTGTGATACCAGGGTGAAACAAGAGGAACCTGCAAGTGCAAagtgtgatacctggctgaaacaagaggaacCTTCAAGTATTGAGTGTGCTGGGTTAACAAAGACTGATGATGTGAAGCAACAcctgttaacacatacaggagtgaaaaagtatgcatgtacagaaTGTGATGCTAATTTCACACAGTCTGGTAGTTTAAAccgacacatgttaacacatacaggtgtgaaaaagtatgcatgtacagaaTGTGATGCTAGATTCACACGATATGgtaatttgaagcaacacatgttaacacatacaggagtgaaaaagtatgcatgtacagaaTGTGATGCTAGATTCAAACAGTCTGGTAGTTTAAAccgacacatgttaacacatacaggtgtgaaaaagtatgcatgtacagaaTGTGATGCTAGATTCAAACAGTCTGgtaatttgaagcaacacatgttcacacatacaggagtgaaaaagtatgcatgcACAGAGTGTGCTGCCAGGTTTGCACAGTCTGGTACTCtcaagcaacacatgttaacacatacaggtcAGAGAAAGTATGCATGCACAGAGTGTGCTGCTAGGTTTGCACGGTTTGGTTGTTTGAAccgacacatgttaacacatacaggagtgaaaaagtatgcatgcACAGAGTGTGCTGCCAGGTTTGCACGATCTAGTACTTtcaagcaacacatgttaacacatacaggagtgaaaaagtatgcatgtacagaaTGTGATGCTATATTCAAACGGTCTGGTAGTTTAAACcgacacacgttcacacatgtatacaggagtgaaaaagtatgcatgtggGTCATTCCATAA
- the LOC138965082 gene encoding piggyBac transposable element-derived protein 4-like isoform X1 translates to MNRRRALSREQILRMLDLEDPVNHDSDVSFSPQESDISSESEEETVPVPHPVVASRSRSTSQQITRGRGGTRTSRNRGGARGCGSTDDNNGWLEPPNPFGLISEEDIPTYTGVSGMTVPLPTDRTPLGYFTLFVDNVVIDRFVLETNKFAKQVKEHLPDFYYLKRWDCDTGTDSTEMRKLIGILMAMGVVSKPTERSYWSTNSIMETPFFNKVMPRDRFLALFTFWHLNDNEEAPLPGSPDYDKLYKIQPFFSHLQERFSSVYYPEENMAVDESVMPWRGRVAWRQFIANKPCRYGMKLYCLYESSSGYIVKMKMYTGKDGNKREVDHGTNVVKALTEDYRNKGHTIFTDSFFTSSDLVTYMQENGTSYVGTVPKHRRGNPTDISSKDMKLAKGKTVVRQKNNVIAVRYNDRKDFMLLSSKFTAEPVDTGKTVRLTREQRQRGEKARNAVKPMLVHEYNKSMNGVDHFDQHLSYYSFNRKTVKWWKRAATHLLHMALVQAMILFNKYEDKPKPQADFVLDLVMQLTNCGVAERQDPADPHAERQDGEILAGDDEGQGNDEAAAGEVEAAAGGVEAEEPPKKRMRVKPMDFERLSHADNPHRLVPNPPTAKRMRAVRNCECCTIASGKRLTYLRRVQTSYMCNACKVPLCPDPCFSIYHSTKDYKREMRRYYSINGEGE, encoded by the exons atgaatcgaaggcgagccttgtcacgggagcagattctccggatgttggatcttgaggatcctgtcaATCATGATTCGGACGTGtcgttttcgcctcaagaaagcgatattagcagtgaaagtgaggaagaaacagtgcCAGTGCCTCACCCTGTTGTTGCTAGTAGATCTAGATCTACGAGTCAGCAAATTACACGTGGCAGGGGTGGTACACGCACATCTCGGAATCGTGGAGGTGCTAGGGGGTGTGGCAGCACTGACGACAACAATGGCTGGCTAGAGCCTCCTAATCCTTTTGGGCTCATcagcgaagaggacataccaacaTACACTGGTGTCTCTGGCATGACAGTTCCACTTCCCACTGACAGGACCCCACTGGGATATTTCACATTGTTTGTCGACAATGTTGTCATCGATCGTTTTGTCTTGGAGACAAACAAGTTTGCAAAGCAGGTAAAGGAGCACTTGCCCGACTTCTATTACCTGAAACGATGGGACTGTGATACTGGCACTGATTCAACTGAGATGAGAAAGCTCATAGGAATATTGATGGCCATGGGTGTTGTCAGCAAGCCCACAGAAAGATCATACTGGTCGACAAATTCAATCATGGAGACGCCGTTCTTCAACAAG GTCATGCCACGTGACAGATTCCTCGCCCTCTTCACTTTCTGGCATCTCAATGACAATGAGGAAGCACCCCTGCCAGGCAGTCCTGACTATGACAAGCTCTACAAGATTCAACCGTTCTTCAGTCACCTGCAGGAAAGGTTTTCTTCTGTGTATTACCCGGAAGAAAACATGGCTGTGGATGAGTCCGTTATGCCATGGCGTGGACGTGTGGCCTGGAGACAGTTTATTGCCAACAAACCATGCCGCTACGGAATGAAGCTGTACTGCCTCTATGAAAGCTCAAGCGGCTACATcgtgaaaatgaaaatgtacaCAGGAAAAGATGGCAACAAAAGAGAAGTTGATCATGGCACAAATGTGGTCAAAGCTCTAACAGAAGATTACCGCAACAAAGGTCACACTATCTTCACCGACTCATTCTTCACCTCATCCGACCTTGTGACTTACATGCAGGAGAACGGCACTTCTTACGTTGGCACTGTCCCAAAACATCGAAGAGGAAATCCTACCGACATTTCAAGCAAGGATATGAAATTGGCGAAGGGAAAGACCGTTGTTCGGCAAAAAAACAATGTCATTGCTGTTCGATACAATGATCGAAAAGATTTCATGTTGCTGAGCTCAAAGTTCACGGCGGAGCCTGTGGACACTGGCAAGACAGTACGACTGACAAGGGAGCAGCGCCAGAGAGGAGAAAAAGCCAGGAATGCGGTGAAGCCGATGCTTGTACACGAGTACAACAAAAGCATGAATGGCGTTGATCACTTCGACCAGCACCTCAGCTACTATTCTTTCAACAGAAAGACTGTGAAGTGGTGGAAGAGAGCGGCCACTCACTTACTCCACATGGCCTTGGTCCAAGCCATgattctgttcaacaaatatgAGGATAAACCCAAACCCCAGGCAGATTTTGTCCTTGACCTCGTCATGCAGCTGACAAACTGTGGAGTAGCGGAGCGACAAGATCCCGCTGACCCACACGCGGAGCGACAGGATGGAGAGATTTTGGCTGGTGACGATGAAGGACAAGGTAATGATGAAGCAGCAGCAGGAGAGGTTGAAGCAGCAGCAGGAGGGGTTGAAGCTGAAGAACCACCAAAGAAAAGGATGCGGGTCAAGCCAATGGACTTCGAGCGACTCAGCCATGCTGACAACCCTCACAGACTAGTCCCTAACCCACCCACCGCAAAGCGCATGCGGGCGGTCAGAAACTGCGAGTGCTGTACCATTGCTTCTGGGAAAAGACTGACCTACCTCAGGAGAGTGCAGACCTCCTACATGTGCAATGCCTGCAAAGTCCCTCTGTGTCCAGACCCATGCTTCAGCATCTACCACTCAACGAAGGACTATAAGCGCGAAATGAGACGCTATTATAGCATCAATGGCGAAGGAGAGTAA
- the LOC138965082 gene encoding piggyBac transposable element-derived protein 4-like isoform X2, producing MPRDRFLALFTFWHLNDNEEAPLPGSPDYDKLYKIQPFFSHLQERFSSVYYPEENMAVDESVMPWRGRVAWRQFIANKPCRYGMKLYCLYESSSGYIVKMKMYTGKDGNKREVDHGTNVVKALTEDYRNKGHTIFTDSFFTSSDLVTYMQENGTSYVGTVPKHRRGNPTDISSKDMKLAKGKTVVRQKNNVIAVRYNDRKDFMLLSSKFTAEPVDTGKTVRLTREQRQRGEKARNAVKPMLVHEYNKSMNGVDHFDQHLSYYSFNRKTVKWWKRAATHLLHMALVQAMILFNKYEDKPKPQADFVLDLVMQLTNCGVAERQDPADPHAERQDGEILAGDDEGQGNDEAAAGEVEAAAGGVEAEEPPKKRMRVKPMDFERLSHADNPHRLVPNPPTAKRMRAVRNCECCTIASGKRLTYLRRVQTSYMCNACKVPLCPDPCFSIYHSTKDYKREMRRYYSINGEGE from the coding sequence ATGCCACGTGACAGATTCCTCGCCCTCTTCACTTTCTGGCATCTCAATGACAATGAGGAAGCACCCCTGCCAGGCAGTCCTGACTATGACAAGCTCTACAAGATTCAACCGTTCTTCAGTCACCTGCAGGAAAGGTTTTCTTCTGTGTATTACCCGGAAGAAAACATGGCTGTGGATGAGTCCGTTATGCCATGGCGTGGACGTGTGGCCTGGAGACAGTTTATTGCCAACAAACCATGCCGCTACGGAATGAAGCTGTACTGCCTCTATGAAAGCTCAAGCGGCTACATcgtgaaaatgaaaatgtacaCAGGAAAAGATGGCAACAAAAGAGAAGTTGATCATGGCACAAATGTGGTCAAAGCTCTAACAGAAGATTACCGCAACAAAGGTCACACTATCTTCACCGACTCATTCTTCACCTCATCCGACCTTGTGACTTACATGCAGGAGAACGGCACTTCTTACGTTGGCACTGTCCCAAAACATCGAAGAGGAAATCCTACCGACATTTCAAGCAAGGATATGAAATTGGCGAAGGGAAAGACCGTTGTTCGGCAAAAAAACAATGTCATTGCTGTTCGATACAATGATCGAAAAGATTTCATGTTGCTGAGCTCAAAGTTCACGGCGGAGCCTGTGGACACTGGCAAGACAGTACGACTGACAAGGGAGCAGCGCCAGAGAGGAGAAAAAGCCAGGAATGCGGTGAAGCCGATGCTTGTACACGAGTACAACAAAAGCATGAATGGCGTTGATCACTTCGACCAGCACCTCAGCTACTATTCTTTCAACAGAAAGACTGTGAAGTGGTGGAAGAGAGCGGCCACTCACTTACTCCACATGGCCTTGGTCCAAGCCATgattctgttcaacaaatatgAGGATAAACCCAAACCCCAGGCAGATTTTGTCCTTGACCTCGTCATGCAGCTGACAAACTGTGGAGTAGCGGAGCGACAAGATCCCGCTGACCCACACGCGGAGCGACAGGATGGAGAGATTTTGGCTGGTGACGATGAAGGACAAGGTAATGATGAAGCAGCAGCAGGAGAGGTTGAAGCAGCAGCAGGAGGGGTTGAAGCTGAAGAACCACCAAAGAAAAGGATGCGGGTCAAGCCAATGGACTTCGAGCGACTCAGCCATGCTGACAACCCTCACAGACTAGTCCCTAACCCACCCACCGCAAAGCGCATGCGGGCGGTCAGAAACTGCGAGTGCTGTACCATTGCTTCTGGGAAAAGACTGACCTACCTCAGGAGAGTGCAGACCTCCTACATGTGCAATGCCTGCAAAGTCCCTCTGTGTCCAGACCCATGCTTCAGCATCTACCACTCAACGAAGGACTATAAGCGCGAAATGAGACGCTATTATAGCATCAATGGCGAAGGAGAGTAA